Part of the Corynebacterium caspium DSM 44850 genome, TTATTTTCGCTCATCTTATCGACCTTTGCTTTCGACGGTTACTGCAATATATGCCATCATAGCCACTGCATGCTTAGACAGTAATTTACTTCTGGCAGCTGTACTATATTTATGGTTTCAAAAATAGGCACTCAAGCTACTGTGATCTTAGCGAAAAATACTGCCGATACCACTGATTAACCTATTGCCTCCAGAAAGCGGATTATCAGAGACCATATAAGTCCAGGTAGCAGAGGGTCTGCGCAGTCCTGCAGCTGCTAAGTGGGCTCCCGCGGTATCTATTAAGACAGTATTAAAAGTCTTTACCGCATCATCTACTGCCCGCTGCGCTAAGTCTTTAAATTCCCTTACAGCAATTCGGTGATACTCATCGATTGGGGTTTCGCGGGCGATCGCGCGCAAATGGATGGATTCGCGCACGTCATCCATAAGAGCTAAATGTTCTGCCCAGGCATTATCTAAATGGTAAAGCATAATTTCCCGAGCAGCGGCGATTTTTGTATCAACAGCTAAATTGTGCAGTTCTGCGGCTCGGTTAGGGCTAAGTTGGGAAAGCTCTTCCCAAGCTTGGGCGGTATCTAGCAAACTTGTGCGGCGTTTATCTAAAATGTCACGCTGATCAGCTAGTAACTGGTTATATTTCCAAGTCTGGGCATGAATTTCCAATAATTGGCCTTCAGTTACCCGCTGGCAGTGTTCCACGAAATCACTAATACGCTTGGAAATTATGCGCCCGTCAGCCTCTGGTTGTGCCACTACTTGTTCTCCGGCTCCACCGGTGGCGATCACATCATCTTCAAGGGATACGAAAAATAGGGATAAGCCTGGATCCCCTTGGCGCCCGGCGCGCCCGCGGAGCTGATTATCCAGGCGTTTGGTGCGGTGCCTAGCTGTTCCTATTACCGCAAGACCGCCACTGGCTACTACAGCTTCGCGACTATGTCCGGAGGCCCCGCCAAGTTTGATATCGGTGCCTCGTCCGGCCATTTGGGTGGAAACTGTGACTCGTCCCAGATCTCCTGCTTCAGCGATAATGGCGGCTTCTTCGGCATCATTTTTAGCGTTTAGCACGTTAACAGCTATATCGCGGCGTTCCAGGGCGGCGGCTAGGTCTTCGGATTCGGCGACGTCGTGAGTACCTACTAAAACAGGTCGACCAGCGGCATGGAGGGTTTCGATCTCTGCGATGATAGCTGCATTTTTTTCGGCGGTTGTCGCAAAGATCCGATCGGCTTCATCGAAGCGTTGCAGTGGTTTATTACGTTCAATTACAGAAACATGCAGGTTATAGAATTGCCGAAGCTGGTCAGTTGCTTCCACAGCTGTTCCCGTCATGCCACAAACTTTGGGATAACGGCGCATCAGGGCTTGGAGGGTGATCGTGTCCAGGATGCGCCCGCCTTCGGTAACTGCTAAGCCTTCTTTAGCTTCTACTGCGGCTTGGAGTCCATCTGGCCAACGTTGGAGGTCTGCTACTCTGCCGCGGGAGGCGTCTATTAGTTGTACTTTTCCTTCGCGCACAATGTAGTGGACATCGCGTAGCAGCAAAGCGCGGGCATGCAGGGCCAGGTTTACTTGTACCAAGGTAGTGCCCACGTGGGCATCGTCGTATAGCGAATCAATGCCTAGGGCGGCTTCTACTGTGGCAGCCCCTTTTTCAGTTAGGAATACGTTACGTCGTCCCTCATCTGTGGTGAAGTGCAGGTCTTCGCGCAGGTGTCGTACTACGTGGGTGATATGCCCAGTGGGAGCAGTACCTGGTTGGCTACCGGCAAGCACGAGTGGCACTAGGGCTTCATCAACGAGTACTGAATCGGCTTCATCAACTATCGCAATATCTGCGAAGCGTTGCACAGCTTGGTCGCGCTTGGTTACTTGTTGATCTCGCAATACATCAAAGCCAATTTCATTAATGGGCCCATAGACGATATCGCAAGAATAAGCTTCCCGACGTTGCGCTGGAGTTTTTTCTTCAGTAATTGCTCCCACAGTGAGCCCAAAGAATTCTACGAGGGGGCGCATCCATTGGGCATCGCGGCGGGCCAGATAATCATTGACGGTGATTACGTGTACGTGTTTTCCCATTAAGCCGTAACCGGTAGCAGCCATGGCGCCTACTAGAGTTTTGCCTTCGCCGGTAGCCATTTGGATGACATCGCCAGCAAGCATTCTTAAAACGGCTTGTGATTGCACCTCAAAGGGGCAGATCTGCAAGGTGCGTTGAGTGGCGATATTAAGGGCTGCTAGAAAGTCCTCGGGTTTAGATAAGGTGCCGTTCGGGGAGATTGCGCGGCGGGCTAGTTCTGCTACTTCGGAATCACTGCTATTTGAAAGCTCAGTGGCACGCTGGGCAGCTTTAGTGCTTAGCTCAGCAGATTGTTTTTGGTGTTTACTGGTGCGCGCACCCATTGCGTTCCAAAACCAGTCAAAAGCTGCCACGGTAATTAATCCCTTCAGAAATGTTTTTTCTTAAGTGTTAAGACTAGCCCTTAAGTTATGCGACCCTCAGACCATGCCTGCCACATGGTCGCATATTCGCCACCTTTGGCTACTAAATCTTCATGCGGTCCGGCTTCAGTTATTTGGCCGTTATCCATAACTACCACGGTATCTGCCTTAGCTGCTTGGTCGAGACGATGTGCTACTACCACTGCGGTGCGCCCACTAGTTAGTTCAGCAGCAGCATCTTCTAATTCACCGGCATCTGAGCTGCCAGATTCGGCCGTGGCCTCATCCATGATCACTACTGCTGGATCAATTAATAGTACGCGGGCTAAAGCTAATTGTTGAGCTTGTACGGGGTCTAGCTGTACGCCGCGGGTGCCTACTTCGGTATCTAGGCCTTGGGGTAAATCTTCCCACCAGGTGGCGCGCACTTTTTCTAAGGCATTTATCAATTCCGCATCGGTAGCATCTGCGCGCGCCAGGGTGAGATCTGCGCGTAAAGTGCCCGAAAACACGTGCACTTCTTGGGAGATTAGGGCCAGTCGTGCTGCGCGTTGGGCATCGGAAAGCTGCGCTACTTCGATGCCATCAATAGTTGCTTTCCCCGCTGTGGGCACCCGCATCCCTGCAAGTAAAGCGGCGATAGTAGTTTTGCCAGCTCCCGATGCCCCAACTAGGGCGACAGTGGTACCAGGTTCTATTCGGAGATTGAAATCTTTAATTCCCCAATCTGAGCCTGGATAAGTAAAGCTGACATTCTCTAAAGCTGCAGCACCTCCGGGTGCAGGCACGTCTGGAGCTGGCTTTCTTACAGGCGGAGCTGCTGCTAGCACTCCTACTATGCGGGCTAAAGAAGCATAGGCAGATTGGATGGTGTCTAGTTGGCGTACCAGCTGCAAAATGGGTCCGCGTAAACGCACCAGCATCAAAACTGCGCTGGTTACTGCACCGACGGTAACTGCCTCATTGGAATTGAGCCAAAACCCGACTGCTAGTGCGGTACTTAACATTAGGCACTCGCAGATAGTGACAAAGGTTTGCATATTAAACATGGTGAGTCGGGCTAGCAAACTTTTGCGAACCACATCCTGGCTATCTTTGGCAATAGCAGCTAACATCTGGTCTTCCATACGATAAGAACGCACAGTTGCAGCGCCGTGAATAGTTTCCAAAACGGTGCGTGCTTGGGAGGCTACTGCAGCTCTTTCTGCAGCATAACGGGTGGGAGCTTTGGCTAAATAACGTTTTAAGGCAAACCAGTAGATGGGGGTAATAACTGCCGGAATTAATAGGAAATGCCAATCCATACCTGCAAGTGCCATGGTGGTTACGGTCACCATAAATACTGACTGGGTAAGTGAAGGCATAGTTTCGGTAGCAGCTTCTGAAACAGTGTTGATGTCATCGGTAGAGCGGCTAATAAGATCCCCAGTTCCAGCTTCTTCTACCTGGTGGACGGGCAAATTTAGGGCAGTGCCAATCATGGTGTGGCGCATGGAATTAATTACCCGTTCAGTTTCCCGGGAAATCAGGAAAAAGCCGCTGGCCTGGACTACTGCGGCACAAATTGCTGCCGCAATTAATAGTCCAGCAGTACCTGCTAGGTGGCCAAATATATCTGCGGTAGGCACTCCCGTTGGGAGATTAATAGCAATATCAACCATGCGGCCTAAAAGCCGCGGCACCATAACATTGGCAGCTGACCCACAGAGCAAGAGAGTAAGCGCAACGATAGAGCGCCACCGCACACCAGGAAGTTGGCTGGTTTGCTTCCAAACTTCTCTTACTACCTCAGCCCAGCTCGCAAGGGCGAAACTTGTGGGATTAGATTTTGCGCTCATAGCTGCACCTCGGCAAGGGTCTGATCAGCTATCTGACACCAGGCGGGAGATTTAGAAAAGACCACTGTCACCTGCCCTTTTCTTTGTTCTTTAACCCGGCGCGCAATATATTGCTGGGTGACTGAATCCACTGCAGAGGTGGGTTCGACTAAAATCATGACCCAGGCTTTATTAGCAATAGCGCGGGCTAATCCCACCCGTTGGCGTTGTCCTCCGGATAAGGATTTGCCGCCCTCACCGACATCACGTGCGAGGCCACCGGGAATGTCGGTAGCACTAGCAGTTTCTAAAGCTTGGAGCGCCACTGTTGGATCTGGATGAATATTATCAGCGATACTGCCACGAAATAGAGCCCCGTCATGGGGAGCTACCAGTACTCCAGGAGTTAAGGCGATTTCTTCTAGCCTTTTAAGAGGTGGATTTCCAGTTACTACAGTTAGGCCTGCAGGTAAATGGCTGAGGTCTGCGATGATTTGGGATTCCTCTGCAAAAGGCGCGGTTAGCACCTCAATAATTCGGGAAGCACTAGCTTGGGCACTGGCATAACTAGAAGCTAAATTGCGCCCGAGCATGTTAATAGGCTGGGTTATAAATTGAGTTAGGCCCACTACAGTGATAAGTTCACCTACACTGAGGTGCCCGCGCAAAGCCATACAGGCAGCAGCTATAGCGATGCTGATTATATATAGAGAACCAGTGATTTCAGTGGCCCCATTTAAGCGGGCTCGCGCTCCGTTGGCTGCCACAGTTTTTAGATAAGCCTCCCCCGAAGCTCCTGCATAACGATTAGCCATAGTTGCAACTGCACCTAAGCCTTTTAGAGTTCTTAGCCCATCTACAATATCTGCGGCCATACTGGCAGCTTGTCCTAGGGCGCGCTGTCTAGCACTGGATTTCCCGCGCAGTGGCTTAGAAATTAACAAAGCAAACCAGACGACAAGGGGTCCACCTACAAGTACTGCAATACCTAGCGGTGGCGATATCCGCAGCATCATTATGGCGACATAAATAATTGAGAGCACTTCAGCGACCGGAAATACTGTCATTAAGACAAACATTGCGACTCGGCTAGTGTCGGTAGAAGCAATTGAGAGTAGATCTCCTGGGCTGCGATGCTCATCGCCAAAACCGCGTGGATCCAGAATCCGACTATTAACAGTCATGCGCAAATCATTTGCGACCAACAGATGCGAGCGGGCCATAAAATAGCGCCCCACATATCCAGCTATCCCGTTGAAAATAAAAATCGCTACCAAAATAGAGATCCACTTATATAGCGCGGGTAGCGAATTTGCTTCTATGGCTTCATCAATAGCTTTACCTAAAATCACCGGAGTGATGCCATTGCAGATAAATACGGTGCTCAACAAAGCTGTGGCTACTAAAGACCAAGGCCTTTGCGAAAGGGCGGTTTTAATTAACCACCTCTGATCGCGAGGATCAGGCAAACGCGAAGGACGCACTTTGGGTCCAGGTACCCCTAAAACCTCGCGGGATTTAACTAAAGTTTTTCCCAGCTCCGTAACATTTTGCCGGTGCTCGCTAGTATTCACGCACTCTATGCTAACGGGACAACTCTACCGACGACAGTAAACCCTGCTGGCACGGATTAGACTTGAAAATATGTCTGCTTCTTATGCCTTAGATAAGCGCTGTCCGTGCGGGACGGGATTACAGTATGGTCAATGTTGCTACCGTTACCACCAAGGTTTAGAAGCTCCTACGGCGGAGACGCTCATGCGCTCCCGTTATAGTGCTTTTGTAGTCCAAGATGAATCTTATTTGCTGCGAACCTGGGATCCTTTCACTCGACCCACTGGCCCCTTAGCTTTGGATAAATCCCCCATAAGTTTTTATCGCCTAGATATTTTAGGAGTCCAAGGCGGTGGACCATTAGATACCGCAGGCCAAGTAGAGTTTGAAGCTTTCTATCGAATCGAAATCCCTAAGACTAGCCCAGATATGACGGCCAATGGTTCAGCTAACATAACTCGCGGTTCCCAACGGGAAATATCCACTTTTCGGCGAGAGGATGGCCGCTGGTTTTATAGCGATGGACTAGTTAATTAAAGAGGAAAGTGGCCGTACCTGCTGATTTCCTTTTTCTTTTAGCCTGCGGTATTCTAATCCCCGTTGCTCACACTGCTTAAGTATGGGTAATGCCGGACTGTGGCGCAGCTTGGTAGCGCACTACACTGGGGGTGTAGGGGTCGCAGGTTCAAATCCTGTCAGTCCGACCAAATTTCCCCGCTTACTAAAAACAGTAGGCGGGGTTTTTCTTTGCCTCCCTAAAGTCTTAGCAGGACTTAGCAATTAGCAGCCAGATATATTGATTTTATAAATCGAAAAACTGCAAAATCTCTGTGGTTGCAAAATTTTCAGGAGCCTTATTAGAAGTACTCCCCTGATATCCAGGCCATTCATGTTTGCCGCCAATAACTGAAATATGGCGCACTGGAGCTGCACAAATAGTTGCCTCGCGTCGCATAATTACCGGGGTTAGCGGAATAATCAACACCGGTCCTACACAGTGGTTGCGCAGTCTGGCAGTCTCAATAATTTGCTTATAACTTAGGTAGTGCACTTTATGTCTTTCACCCCCGGAATAACTGATAACGCCATCATCAGTGCCGCGAATATCTAGTATTGGAACAGTTCCGGGATAACAATCAGTAGCAAAACCGGTGTAATGTGCCGCTGCCACTCCCGCTATTCCAGCAAAAACATCTGGCATCCGGCAGGCCAATAATTCTGCAAAACCTCCCCCATTACTGAAACCAGTAGCAAAAACTTTTTGCCAATTTAGGGAAATGGACTGATTTAAATTCCCTAGCAAATCCAATACTAGGGTTTCATCGGCGCGGCTTTCATTAGTTTTAGCATAAGGTGCACTTTGCCAGGCGAGATCTATTCCTTGTGGATATATTTTGATAGCAGGTGCAGCTTCAAAGCCAAGGCCGGCACGAAATTTATCCACGGTTTGTTTATATCCGTGAAATACAAATATAACTGGCCAGCCACCATATGGGGTCTCCCCATCTGGAATATCTATTATGGCTTGCCTGGATAAACCTGCAGATTCTAGTTTTACGGTACTGGCAATTCCTGCAGGAAGTTCTCCAAATCCAAGGTATCTAGTAGTTGAGCTATGTGTTTGTATAGCGTTAGGAATTTGTGCCCCTTCGGCATTAACAACCGAATTAGTTGACTGTGGAGTTTTTGGGAGCAGAAATAATATTAAAAATACTGCTAATACCAGTGCCCCAACTACCCATATATGCCGGTACTGGCGCTTCCTACGCGCCCAAGCTCGACTAGATAGTTGGGGTGCATGCATGAGTTCGTATACTACCTGGCAATGACTAATAAATATGTAGCTTCCTACCGCCCACCATCTCAGGTGGATCAACCCGTTTTTAGATCTGAGCAGCATTTAGCCGCCTCTGCCAGGGCTTTTACTCATGGCGCAGATGTTTATCACGATATTCGTCCAGATTATCCAGGCGAAATCTATGATCTAGTAGGCAAGCCTGAGGGCCTGGTGGTTGATATTGGGGCCGGCACCGGAAAACTAACGGCTGGATTGCTAAACCGGGGACTTAAAGTAGCTGCTAGTGACCCCAGCCAAGAGATGCTATCTGTGGCTAGAAATTGTGTTCCCGGACACTTGATTCCCGTATGGCGAGCCACGGCGGAATATACAGGTTTAGCAGGCAATAGTGTGGAATTGCTAACCTGTGCGCAAACCTGGCATTGGGTAGATTATAAGAAAGCAAGTGCGGAATTTGATCGCATCCTAAAACCTGGCGGACGAGTAATCCTGGCTTGGAATACCATCGATGTCACAGATCCTTGGATACTACGATTAGCTCGAATTATGCACTCTGGGGATGTATTGCGCGAAGGTTTTACCCCGCCGATCGCAGATCCTTGGAAAATAAATACCGAAGTGCGCACTAAATGGAGTCAAAAAATGACTTTCGACGACATCGTCTCGCTAACTTCTACTCGTTCCTATTGGTTGCGCTCCTCCACCACAGTGCGAGAAAAGGTACGCCGCAATTTAGAGTGGTATTTCTTTGAGTTTTCCGGATTCCCGCGCGATGTAGTTATTGACCTGCCTTATCGCACGGATGGTTTTGAATTAGTTCGCCAAAGATAGCCTGCACCTAAGCAATTTCTGCGAGGCTTCTGCCGATTTCTGCCGGTTTCTTAAATCTGTATTAGACAAGCCCGGTAGTATAAACGCCAAGAAGAAAGACCAATCTGGTCTCTTAATCAAGGAGTTATCGTGGGGCGTCATTACAGCCAAAAAAGTATTATTAAGACCTCAGGGGTTCCTCGCGCTATTTTAATATGGCGACGGATTCTGCTAGGTTTTTTGGCATTTTGTGCGATAGCTACCACAGCCGGGCTGATCTTATTATGGCCAACTAATGAACCCATAAATATAACTCCAGAATTTAAATCTACCTTTAATTTAAGCACTCCACATGTTAAAGGCACAGTAACTCAGGTAACTTCTGGAGCTTGTCAATCAAATATAAATGGGCAGGTTTTTGAAGTATTTCCAGCTACCTCACCAAGTATTAATGAAGATACTTGCGATAATGCCTTAATTGAGATTACTTCCGGTGAAAATGCTGGTAAAAACACCATATTAGTCACTTTTGGCCAAACAGGAGAACCACAATTATCTACCGGCGATAAAATAGTTCTTAATGAAACCACTGATATAAATAATCAAACTACTTATGGTTTTAGTGATTACCAGCGCGGCCCGAGCTTGCTTTTATGGGGCCTAGTTATTGCCTTAGCAACTATAGCTTTAGCAGGTTTTCGCGGGATGCGTGCACTAATTGGCTTAATAATTGCCCTAGCAGTGGTGGGTTTTTTCCTAATTCCAGCGCTAATTCACGGCGGCCCTGCAGTACCTCTGGCCATGGTTTCTGGCTCCGCTATACTCTTTTTGGTAGTTTTATTAGTTCACGGAGTAAATTGGAAATCTGCTGCCGCTTTAGCTGGAACGCTAACGGCCCTAATTATTGCAGCTGGTCTAGCTTGGCTAGCTATTGATAGCACAAAATTAGCAGGCTACGGGGATGAATCAAATTTGCAGATCATTTTATATTTACCAGATGTTTCGGTAAGTAGTTTAATGCTATGCGGATTTATTATCGGGTCACTAGGTGTACTAAACGATGTAACTATTTCTCAGGCATCAACAGTTAATGAACTAGCTGCTTTAGAACCACAAGCTAAGCCGATGCGTCTTTTCACCGGAGCTATGAAGGTCGGCCGTGACCATATATCTTCAATGGTTTATACCCTGGTGCTTACTTATACGGGCGCAGCACTACCCCTTTTATTATTAATTTCAGTTTCTGGTCGTCCAGTTTTAGATACGCTAACTAGCGATGTTATGGCCACAGAACTACTTCGCTCTGGTGTTGGTGCATTAGCACTTACCTTGGCAGTTCCTATTACTACCATATTTGCTGCCGTCGTAGTTCCTAATGGAAAAGAACATGGAAATACCCCAGCTACTCCTGGACATTTGCATAGCCATGGGCACCTGGGGCACTCACATTAAATATTTAAAAACTGCTACTAATCGCAGTTACTTTTTGCCGCGGCGTTCGCGGACACGGATTGCGATACGCACTGGGGTTCCGTGGAAACCAAATTCTTCGCGGAATTTACGTTCTAGATAGCGTCGATAAGAGGCATCTAGGAAACCAGTGGTAAAGAGCACAATAGTAGGTGGACGAGTGCTAGCCTGAGTAGCAAATAGGACTCGCGGAAGCCGGTTATTTTTCATCGGCGGCGGATTCTTTGCAATCACAGCCCGCAACCAGTTATTTAGTTTGCCAGTAGATACCCGCTTATCCCAGCTTTCTAAAGCTTCCACCATTGCAGGCTCTAAACGTTGCAGAGCCCGACCAGTTTTGGCAGAAATATTAATTTTAGAAACCCAAGATAAGTGAGTTAGCTGCTCATCGAATTCGCGATCAAAATAATAACGGCGATCTTCATCCATTAGATCCCACTTATTAAAAGCGATAACTAGCGCCTTGCCAGCTTCTAGGATCATATTGAGCACTCGCTGATCTTGCTCAGAAATATTTTCTGAAGCATCAATTAGCATGATGCAAAGTTCAGCTTCTTCAATGGTGCCGCGGGTGCGCAAGGAAGCATAATACTCCTGCCCTTGCGCTGTGTGAACTTTTCTACGCAAACCTGCAGTATCGACAAATTTCCACAGATGCTCATTTAACTGCACTAAGGAGTCAACAGGATCTACGGTAGTTCCGGCAACATTATCCACCACAGCTCGTTCTTCGCCAGTCATTTTATTTAGCAGCGAAGACTTACCCACATTGGGCTTGCCAACCAGAGCTACGCGGCGCGGACCAGAGGTAATAGAACTATTGCGCGGCGGGGTATCAAAATAGCTAACTACCTTATCCAAGACGTCAGCATTGCCGCGGCCGTGTTGGGCAGAAATTGGCCAGGGATCGCCTAATCCCAGGCGATAAAATTCGGCAACATCGGCAAGCTGGGTATCAGAATCTACCTTATTAGCTGCTAAAAGTACCGGAACTTCAGATTTTTGCAATAACCGCGCCATTACTGAATCAGTTTCGGTAATACCAGTTTTAGTATCTACAACCAAAATGATTACATCTGAGGTTTCCATTGCGCGTTCGGCTTGGCGGGCAATAGCGCCGTGTATGCCTTTAGCATTGGGATCCCAACCGCCGGTATCTTGAACCCAAAAACGTTGGCCAGACCAGTCAGTTATATAAGAAACGCGGTCCCTGGTAACTCCTGGATTATCTTCAACTACGGCTTCCCGACGTCCCAACATGCGATTAACCAGAGAGGACTTTCCCACGTTTGGGCGCCCTACAATAGTTACTACATGCAAAGCTTCAGAAGTCGGGTCACTAATTCCAAAGGCTTTTTCAACCTCTGCCCATTCCTCATCGCTAAGAGTTTCAGATTCTTCAGCGGTGGGATCTAAGAATTGCATTTCCCCAAAATCAGCTTCATTGAAGCCTTCATCTAGTTCAGAAGTGAAATACTCAGTTAGGTTTTCTTCTTGATGGTTTTTAGGATCGTTTTCCCAAATTTCGCTCATGCTTTCTCCCTAGCTGCTGACAGCGATCAATTTGTGGAGCAGCTGGACCACCTGGTCAAGCGATATCTCCGAAGTATCAATAATTTGGGCATCTTTTGCTGGCTGCAATGGTGAAGTAGCCCGGCTGGAATCAGCCGCATCACGTCGCTGCACATCAGCTAGCACCGTTTCAAAATCAACCTGACGACCAGCGGCTTTGTCTTGGTCAAAACGCCGTTGTGCACGAACTCGAGCACTGGCAGTCAGATAAATTTTTAGAGGAGCATCTGGTAATACAGTGGTACCGATATCTCGGCCTTCCACAATTGCCCGATGCGCCTTGGCAGTTAATTTGCGCTGTAAATCTACTAAATTTTGGCGAACTTCTGGAACAGCGGAAACAGCGGAAACAGCTGCAGTTACCTCTGGTCCGCGAATTTCTTCAGAAACATCTTCCCCGGCTAGCAAAACAGCTGTGGAATGCGGATCATCACTAATCTCTAAAGGTAAATCAGAGGTAGCAGCAATAACTTTGGCGGTATTGGCTGGATCTACCCCTGCGCGAAGCACCTGCAAAGTAGCTACCCGATACATAGCTCCGGTATCTATATACCGAGCTTGCAGGTCTTCTGCGAGGCGGCGACAAGTAGTCGATTTTCCAGTTCCGGAAGGTCCGTCAACAGCAATAATCAAACCCCCATTAGGGGTATTGCTGATCACATTTCCACCACCTTATAAAGGCTGGCAAGCTCAGAACGATTTAAGGCTCGAATCGCCCCTGGTTTTTGGTCACCTAGCTGTACATTATGCAATTTGGTACGTACCAAGCGTTGTACGGGATAGCCGGCAGCTCGCAGCATGCGGCGCACAATATGTTTGCGGCCTTCATGAAGCTCAATTCGGATTAACGATTGCCCGTTATGGGTGTCAATAATCTGCACGAAATCAGCTTTTGCTGGGCCATCGTCTAGCTCAATACCATCACGTAAAGTGCGTACCAAAGTCTTATCGGCTTCACCTAATACAGTTGCTAGATAAGTTTTAGATACTTCATAACGCGGATGCATCAGGCGGTTAGCCAGCTCCCCATCATTAGTCAGCAGAAGTAGGCCTTCAGTGTCTGCATCTAAACGACCAACATGGAAAAGACGCTGCCCAGAAGCAGTACGTTCGCTTAGTAGATCCCCTACGCAGGGGCGCCCTTCTTCATCTGACATCGTCGAGAGAACTCCAGCAGGCTTATTTAGAATGAAATATTCGGTATCTTCATCGACGTTAATCCGGACGCCGTCGACCCGAATAACATCTACCTCTGGATGTACTTTAGTACCTTGGCGAGTCACGGTTTTACCGTTTACTTCCACCCGACCAGCATCAATTAAGATTTCAGAGTGGCGACGCGAGGCTACACCAGCGCGTGCGAGTACTTTTTGCAGGCGAATCCCTTCGCCAGTTATCTTGCTGCGGGCTTCGGCTAGGGCTTGTCGCTCTTCGGCACTTACAGTTTGCCGGGCAGCTGGGCGAGCAAAAGCTGGAGCTAGTGCTGCAGCGGCTTGTTTTTTATTTTTTTGGCGAGCTTCATCTGATTGGCGCTGCGCACGGGATCGAAATCCCTTTTCCGGTGTGCCTTCACGGCGAGCGGTTGGGTTCACAAAAAATTCCTCACTTCGGGATCACCCCGATGTCTCATATAGCAAATACTTTTTGAAATCTTAGCAGCTAGTTACCCAAATATGGGAGTTGGCCGTAGCTCCTAGGCTTCGCTGATATCTATACTGTCCAAATCTGGCAGCAATGGCGCTAACTCTGGCAAAGCTTCCAGTGACTCGATTCCTAAAACTTCCAAAAATAATTCAGTGGTGGCATAGCGGCGGGCTCCCCCAGTAACCTCATTATTTTCATCACTTGGAACTTCTCTGATTAAGCCGCGTAACTGCAAAGAACGCATTACTCCATCTACATTTACCCCGCGCACCGCTGCTACCTGGGACCGCGTTACTGGCTGCCGATATGCCACCACCGCCAAAGTTTCCAAGGCTGCTTTAGAAAGCCGACTTTGTTGCCCATCCAAAATCAGCTTTTCGACGTCACCAGCATGACGTTTGCGGGTATAAAACCTCCAGCCACCGGTTATTTCACGTAGCTCTATTCCAGATCCGCGAGCATCCAATTCTGTTGATATTTCTATCAGAAGTGCTAATATTTCCGCTTCTGCTACTCCCAAAATACGGGCTAAAAGTGCTGGTGAAGCTGGTTCTTCCACTACTAATAGCAGTGACTCCAGGCGGGAGCGCAATTCCGAAATCACGAAATCATTTTCGAAACTCATTAAATATTATCTTCCAAACTACCTTCTTCGATGCCTGTAGCTATGGGAAAATCTGTGG contains:
- a CDS encoding class I SAM-dependent methyltransferase, encoding MTNKYVASYRPPSQVDQPVFRSEQHLAASARAFTHGADVYHDIRPDYPGEIYDLVGKPEGLVVDIGAGTGKLTAGLLNRGLKVAASDPSQEMLSVARNCVPGHLIPVWRATAEYTGLAGNSVELLTCAQTWHWVDYKKASAEFDRILKPGGRVILAWNTIDVTDPWILRLARIMHSGDVLREGFTPPIADPWKINTEVRTKWSQKMTFDDIVSLTSTRSYWLRSSTTVREKVRRNLEWYFFEFSGFPRDVVIDLPYRTDGFELVRQR
- the cmk gene encoding (d)CMP kinase, which produces MISNTPNGGLIIAVDGPSGTGKSTTCRRLAEDLQARYIDTGAMYRVATLQVLRAGVDPANTAKVIAATSDLPLEISDDPHSTAVLLAGEDVSEEIRGPEVTAAVSAVSAVPEVRQNLVDLQRKLTAKAHRAIVEGRDIGTTVLPDAPLKIYLTASARVRAQRRFDQDKAAGRQVDFETVLADVQRRDAADSSRATSPLQPAKDAQIIDTSEISLDQVVQLLHKLIAVSS
- a CDS encoding alpha/beta hydrolase family esterase, which produces MHAPQLSSRAWARRKRQYRHIWVVGALVLAVFLILFLLPKTPQSTNSVVNAEGAQIPNAIQTHSSTTRYLGFGELPAGIASTVKLESAGLSRQAIIDIPDGETPYGGWPVIFVFHGYKQTVDKFRAGLGFEAAPAIKIYPQGIDLAWQSAPYAKTNESRADETLVLDLLGNLNQSISLNWQKVFATGFSNGGGFAELLACRMPDVFAGIAGVAAAHYTGFATDCYPGTVPILDIRGTDDGVISYSGGERHKVHYLSYKQIIETARLRNHCVGPVLIIPLTPVIMRREATICAAPVRHISVIGGKHEWPGYQGSTSNKAPENFATTEILQFFDL
- a CDS encoding pseudouridine synthase, encoding MNPTARREGTPEKGFRSRAQRQSDEARQKNKKQAAAALAPAFARPAARQTVSAEERQALAEARSKITGEGIRLQKVLARAGVASRRHSEILIDAGRVEVNGKTVTRQGTKVHPEVDVIRVDGVRINVDEDTEYFILNKPAGVLSTMSDEEGRPCVGDLLSERTASGQRLFHVGRLDADTEGLLLLTNDGELANRLMHPRYEVSKTYLATVLGEADKTLVRTLRDGIELDDGPAKADFVQIIDTHNGQSLIRIELHEGRKHIVRRMLRAAGYPVQRLVRTKLHNVQLGDQKPGAIRALNRSELASLYKVVEM
- a CDS encoding YibE/F family protein, with the protein product MGRHYSQKSIIKTSGVPRAILIWRRILLGFLAFCAIATTAGLILLWPTNEPINITPEFKSTFNLSTPHVKGTVTQVTSGACQSNINGQVFEVFPATSPSINEDTCDNALIEITSGENAGKNTILVTFGQTGEPQLSTGDKIVLNETTDINNQTTYGFSDYQRGPSLLLWGLVIALATIALAGFRGMRALIGLIIALAVVGFFLIPALIHGGPAVPLAMVSGSAILFLVVLLVHGVNWKSAAALAGTLTALIIAAGLAWLAIDSTKLAGYGDESNLQIILYLPDVSVSSLMLCGFIIGSLGVLNDVTISQASTVNELAALEPQAKPMRLFTGAMKVGRDHISSMVYTLVLTYTGAALPLLLLISVSGRPVLDTLTSDVMATELLRSGVGALALTLAVPITTIFAAVVVPNGKEHGNTPATPGHLHSHGHLGHSH
- the der gene encoding ribosome biogenesis GTPase Der, with protein sequence MSEIWENDPKNHQEENLTEYFTSELDEGFNEADFGEMQFLDPTAEESETLSDEEWAEVEKAFGISDPTSEALHVVTIVGRPNVGKSSLVNRMLGRREAVVEDNPGVTRDRVSYITDWSGQRFWVQDTGGWDPNAKGIHGAIARQAERAMETSDVIILVVDTKTGITETDSVMARLLQKSEVPVLLAANKVDSDTQLADVAEFYRLGLGDPWPISAQHGRGNADVLDKVVSYFDTPPRNSSITSGPRRVALVGKPNVGKSSLLNKMTGEERAVVDNVAGTTVDPVDSLVQLNEHLWKFVDTAGLRRKVHTAQGQEYYASLRTRGTIEEAELCIMLIDASENISEQDQRVLNMILEAGKALVIAFNKWDLMDEDRRYYFDREFDEQLTHLSWVSKINISAKTGRALQRLEPAMVEALESWDKRVSTGKLNNWLRAVIAKNPPPMKNNRLPRVLFATQASTRPPTIVLFTTGFLDASYRRYLERKFREEFGFHGTPVRIAIRVRERRGKK